In Helicobacter pylori, a single genomic region encodes these proteins:
- a CDS encoding DUF115 domain-containing protein encodes MPFLKALESFDAPFLEKEISKRFRDNLIFFKSYHPNLFNALNTPFKNYQLLFEKNHFNLLHTPTNALSYPKNQMIEIAFNMASNPLNNPRWSLDNNRLSLHYLKTQNNHQLPLTLKATHAISNFLNNHQTPCSLKKFLPPTMIYGVLDGLFLAILQAQNYRFHSLYLFEENLDLFKISCYFARYEDLIIKGAKLFIQGFFNPNELKMDFLKRPITHSFLKLEIMPYKSAFNSRMRENIQSYYKQALRGWGSFEDELLGLKNTLKNLPLYQTLKTKPKKINAPICVVGNGPSLDLLLDFLKENEDHFIIFSCGTALKPLKTHGIKVDFQIEVERIDYLKEVLEKAPLEDTPLIGANMLNPNAFNVAKEALMFMRGGSACAYISPLNIEYAAPFVGNAGVALASLMSDEIYLCALDCAYIKGFKKHAQNSYYENEKEIDPSSLISVEGNFKGYETFSDSLFLLSKERIEEALNYYQPKKVYNLSYGAKIKHAVSLNYSQVKLKHSNKQEAIARIKSMFSPKSNHAKDLKNLQKNLISFKEDFFMRLNTPCKTKQEIFEWVDSLNGFCQTTSAKTPTIGILFEGSIAHILQSVLIVSLHLNENELTHFTNHSQNTLKQFLKKACLLLQMRLKQP; translated from the coding sequence ATGCCCTTTTTAAAAGCCCTAGAATCTTTTGATGCGCCCTTTTTAGAAAAAGAAATTTCAAAGCGTTTTAGGGACAATTTAATTTTTTTCAAATCCTATCACCCCAATCTGTTTAACGCCCTCAATACGCCTTTTAAAAATTACCAATTGCTTTTTGAAAAAAACCACTTCAATCTCTTACACACGCCCACAAACGCTTTAAGCTACCCTAAAAATCAAATGATAGAAATCGCTTTTAACATGGCTTCTAACCCCCTGAATAATCCCAGATGGTCATTAGACAATAACCGCCTCTCTTTACATTATTTAAAAACTCAAAACAACCACCAACTCCCCCTAACCCTTAAAGCCACGCATGCGATCTCAAACTTTTTAAATAACCATCAAACGCCTTGCTCTTTAAAGAAATTTTTACCCCCTACCATGATTTATGGCGTTTTAGACGGCTTGTTTTTGGCTATTTTACAGGCTCAAAATTACCGCTTCCATTCGCTTTATTTGTTTGAAGAAAATTTAGATTTATTTAAAATCAGCTGTTATTTTGCGCGTTATGAAGATTTGATTATAAAAGGGGCTAAACTCTTTATTCAAGGGTTTTTTAACCCCAATGAATTAAAAATGGATTTTTTGAAACGCCCTATCACGCATTCTTTTTTAAAGCTAGAAATCATGCCCTATAAAAGCGCTTTTAATTCACGCATGCGAGAAAACATTCAAAGCTATTACAAACAAGCTTTAAGGGGTTGGGGGAGTTTTGAAGATGAATTGCTAGGATTAAAAAACACGCTTAAAAACTTACCCTTATACCAAACTCTAAAAACCAAACCTAAAAAGATTAACGCCCCCATTTGCGTGGTGGGTAATGGGCCAAGCCTGGATTTATTGTTGGATTTTTTAAAAGAAAATGAAGATCATTTCATTATTTTTTCATGCGGAACCGCTTTAAAGCCTTTAAAAACGCATGGCATCAAAGTGGATTTTCAAATAGAGGTGGAGCGCATAGACTATCTTAAAGAGGTTTTAGAAAAGGCCCCTCTAGAAGACACCCCCTTAATAGGGGCTAACATGCTCAATCCTAACGCTTTTAATGTGGCCAAAGAAGCGTTAATGTTTATGCGTGGGGGGAGCGCTTGCGCGTATATAAGCCCTTTAAATATAGAATACGCAGCGCCTTTTGTGGGCAATGCCGGGGTGGCTTTAGCGAGTTTGATGAGCGATGAAATTTATCTGTGTGCTTTAGATTGCGCTTATATCAAAGGGTTTAAAAAGCACGCTCAAAATTCCTATTATGAAAATGAAAAAGAAATTGACCCTTCGTCTTTAATCAGCGTAGAGGGTAATTTTAAAGGTTATGAAACTTTTAGCGACTCGCTTTTTTTGCTCTCTAAAGAAAGGATTGAAGAAGCCCTTAATTATTACCAGCCTAAAAAAGTCTATAATTTAAGTTATGGGGCTAAAATCAAGCATGCCGTTAGCCTCAATTATTCTCAAGTAAAATTGAAACATTCCAACAAACAAGAAGCTATCGCTCGCATTAAAAGCATGTTTAGCCCTAAAAGTAACCATGCTAAAGATTTAAAAAATTTGCAAAAAAATCTGATCAGTTTTAAAGAGGATTTTTTCATGCGTTTAAACACGCCTTGCAAAACCAAGCAAGAAATATTTGAATGGGTGGATAGCTTGAATGGGTTTTGCCAAACAACAAGCGCTAAAACCCCCACTATAGGCATTTTATTTGAAGGGAGTATCGCTCATATCTTACAAAGCGTATTGATCGTTTCATTGCATCTTAACGAAAATGAGCTTACGCATTTTACCAACCACTCTCAAAACACCTTAAAACAATTCCTTAAAAAAGCTTGTTTGTTATTGCAAATGCGACTCAAACAACCATGA
- a CDS encoding tellurite resistance TerB family protein produces MEIILLIVAAVVLFYFYNTLKEYLKNPLNPKTKTEEYDLKNDPYLLVQSSPLDKFKQTQTGAYMRLLKFLDIQKNALDNALRTLFINELEQPLNSEQQTLAKELLNEPVDKKENFESLCQEIADHTHGEYTKRLKLVEFLMLLAYADGILDSKEKELFLDVGAFLQIDNQDFNDLYDNFERFNSIEIPMSLEEAKNLFEIQTNITKQDLEEKALDLSAPYYHKMNDNKRYSEQDFTSLKKIALASQLLENDLKDS; encoded by the coding sequence CCCTAAACCCTAAAACCAAAACCGAAGAATACGACTTGAAAAATGACCCCTATTTGTTGGTGCAATCTAGCCCCCTAGACAAATTCAAGCAAACCCAAACGGGCGCGTATATGCGTCTTTTAAAGTTTTTAGACATTCAAAAAAACGCTTTAGATAACGCCTTAAGGACGCTTTTTATCAATGAATTAGAGCAGCCCTTAAACAGCGAGCAGCAAACTTTAGCCAAAGAGCTTCTCAATGAGCCTGTGGATAAAAAAGAAAATTTTGAATCCTTATGCCAAGAAATCGCCGACCACACGCATGGGGAATACACCAAACGCCTGAAATTAGTGGAATTTCTTATGTTATTAGCCTATGCTGATGGGATTTTGGATAGCAAAGAAAAAGAATTGTTTTTAGATGTGGGGGCGTTTTTGCAGATAGACAATCAAGATTTTAACGATCTTTATGATAATTTTGAACGCTTCAATTCAATAGAAATCCCTATGTCTTTAGAAGAAGCAAAAAATCTTTTTGAAATCCAAACCAATATAACCAAGCAAGATTTAGAGGAAAAAGCCTTGGATTTAAGTGCTCCCTACTACCATAAAATGAATGACAACAAACGCTACAGCGAACAAGATTTTACCTCTTTGAAAAAGATCGCCCTCGCTTCCCAACTTTTAGAAAATGATTTAAAAGACTCCTAA